Proteins co-encoded in one Armatimonadota bacterium genomic window:
- a CDS encoding ABC transporter ATP-binding protein: MAPRITVTEVSKVYRTGRRTVRALDRVSLRVADGEFVCIVGPSGCGKSTLLRILAGLVPQTSGTVEIRASGRGKPLHSLVFQEYAIFPWKTVLENVAFGLQMRGVSRHEREAIARDWIVRVGLGEFADAYPRQLSGGMRQRVGIARAFANDPEVLLMDEPLGALDAQTRLLLMDELLRLWQADRKTVVYITHDIEEAVLLGDRVVLMTARPGRWKAEFAVPFPRPRGLDLMATPAFGGLAYRIWEALRDEALAAMRAGAAVP; encoded by the coding sequence ATGGCGCCCAGGATCACCGTCACCGAGGTCTCCAAGGTCTACCGTACAGGACGCCGCACGGTGCGGGCGCTCGATCGGGTCTCGCTGCGAGTGGCCGACGGCGAGTTCGTCTGCATCGTGGGACCCTCGGGGTGCGGGAAGTCGACGCTGCTGCGCATCCTGGCAGGGCTCGTGCCCCAGACGTCGGGCACGGTGGAGATCCGGGCCAGCGGCCGCGGCAAGCCGCTGCACAGCCTGGTCTTCCAGGAGTACGCCATCTTCCCCTGGAAAACGGTCCTGGAGAACGTGGCCTTCGGGTTGCAGATGCGCGGGGTGTCCAGGCACGAGCGCGAGGCGATCGCGCGCGACTGGATCGTCCGGGTGGGCCTGGGGGAGTTCGCCGATGCCTACCCCCGCCAGCTCTCGGGCGGCATGCGCCAGCGCGTGGGCATCGCCCGGGCCTTCGCCAACGACCCCGAGGTGCTGCTCATGGACGAGCCGCTGGGCGCGCTGGACGCCCAGACGCGCCTGCTCCTGATGGACGAGCTGCTGCGGCTGTGGCAGGCGGACCGCAAGACCGTAGTCTACATCACCCACGACATCGAAGAGGCGGTGTTGCTGGGCGACCGCGTCGTCCTCATGACCGCACGCCCCGGGAGGTGGAAGGCCGAGTTCGCCGTGCCGTTCCCCCGTCCGCGGGGACTCGACCTCATGGCGACACCGGCGTTCGGCGGGCTCGCGTACCGGATCTGGGAAGCCCTGCGGGACGAGGCCCTGGCGGCGATGCGGGCCGGCGCCGCCGTTCCATGA
- the carA gene encoding glutamine-hydrolyzing carbamoyl-phosphate synthase small subunit codes for MSADPARRARLVLDDGQMFDGEALGAPGWTGGEVVFTTSLTGYQEVLSDPSYCGQIVVMAYPLVGNYGFTDEALESPRPQVAGFVVRWAAPGDEAAGRAALDDYLRAWGVVGIAGVDTRRLVRHLRTGGVRRGVIATGDASPADLLARARGLPDLGDLDLVARVSTREVLRYPGDGPRIAVLDCGAKQGIVRHLRARGCDVTVFPHDATAAQIRASGAQGLVVSNGPGDPARLGAIAREVAALWEAMPVLGICLGHQILALAAGARTFKLPFGHRGSNHPVRDEETGRVAITTQNHGYAVDEATLAGTGLQVTHRNLHDGTVEGMRHRHLPVFAVQYHPEGRPGPQDSVAVFDRFLAMVAVPRSHG; via the coding sequence ATGAGCGCAGACCCCGCACGCCGCGCGCGACTGGTCCTGGACGACGGACAGATGTTCGACGGCGAGGCCCTCGGCGCCCCCGGGTGGACCGGTGGCGAGGTGGTCTTCACCACCAGCCTGACCGGCTACCAGGAGGTGCTGAGCGACCCGTCCTACTGCGGGCAGATCGTGGTCATGGCCTACCCGCTGGTGGGCAACTACGGGTTCACGGACGAGGCGTTGGAGTCGCCCCGTCCCCAGGTGGCCGGCTTCGTGGTCCGCTGGGCGGCGCCGGGCGACGAGGCCGCCGGCCGCGCGGCCCTCGACGACTACCTGCGCGCGTGGGGCGTGGTGGGCATCGCCGGCGTCGACACGCGGCGCCTGGTCCGCCACCTGCGCACCGGCGGCGTGCGGCGGGGGGTGATCGCCACCGGCGATGCGTCGCCGGCCGACCTGCTCGCCCGCGCGCGCGGCCTGCCCGACCTCGGCGACCTCGACCTGGTGGCGCGCGTCTCGACCCGCGAGGTCCTGCGGTATCCGGGCGACGGTCCGCGGATCGCGGTCCTGGACTGCGGGGCCAAGCAGGGCATCGTCCGGCACCTGCGGGCGCGCGGGTGCGACGTCACGGTGTTCCCGCACGACGCCACGGCGGCGCAGATCCGGGCCTCCGGTGCGCAGGGCCTGGTGGTCAGCAACGGTCCCGGCGACCCGGCGCGGCTGGGCGCCATCGCCCGAGAAGTCGCCGCCCTGTGGGAGGCGATGCCCGTGCTGGGCATCTGCCTGGGCCATCAGATCCTGGCGCTGGCCGCAGGCGCGCGCACCTTCAAGCTGCCCTTCGGGCACCGTGGTTCCAACCACCCGGTGCGCGACGAAGAGACAGGGCGGGTGGCCATCACCACCCAGAACCACGGCTATGCGGTCGACGAGGCCACACTGGCCGGCACGGGCCTGCAGGTCACCCACCGCAACCTGCACGACGGCACCGTGGAAGGCATGCGCCACCGCCACCTGCCGGTCTTCGCGGTGCAGTACCACCCCGAAGGCCGTCCGGGGCCCCAGGACTCGGTGGCGGTGTTCGATCGGTTCCTCGCCATGGTGGCGGTGCCCCGGTCTCATGGCTAA
- the carB gene encoding carbamoyl-phosphate synthase large subunit, giving the protein MAKERVLIIGSGPIVIGQAAEFDYSGTQACRALREAGCEVVLVNSNPATIMTDPEVADRVYIEPLVPEVLAEIIERERPAGVLVTMGGQTALNLGLALHAAGVLDRFGVRVLGTPIEAVARAEDRALFKATMAAIGEPLPPSQTAGTVDEALTVASQLGLPVVIRPAYTLGGTGGGVATTPEEVRAVATRGLGLSPIGQVLVEKSVAGWKEIEYEVLRDGADNAITVCNMENVDPMGVHTGDSIVVAPSQTLTDRAYHRLRSAALRIVRALDIRGACNVQFALDPADPTGARYCVIEVNPRVSRSSALASKATGYPIARVAAQIALGARLDAITNAITGGTAAFEPALDYLAVKIPRWPFDKFPGVERTLGTQMKSTGEVLALGRTFEEALLKGVRGLDMGAVGLWHPVADRWSDDAVWARLRTPHEHRLFALAEALRRGAAVDALVAATGIDPFFVAAVARIVAAERALAAGPAHLDPALLRRVVRLGFDDRAIAHFTGLSPRDVRARREAAGLRPTYKSVDTCAGEFPARTPYYYATWEEEDEVPAPRRRTAVVLGSGPIRIGQGIEFDYCTVHAVLALRQAGWDAVVVNNNPETVSTDFDLSDRLYVEPLTPDDVRAVVEREGAQGVLVQFGGQTPLVAAMPLAREGVRILGTAPESLDVSEDRRKFAALLRELGIPQPPGWTATTVDEAVAIARREGPPLLVRPSYVLGGRGMVIARTLDEVEEAARDALAGAAAAGVPAPVLLDRYLAGLEVELDAVADGTNLLVPALMEQIERAGVHSGDSMALLPARSVSGEVSARLLDYAARIAWALRVRGFLNIQFVVWQGQPYVLEVNLRASRTVPFVSKATGVPLVRLATEVMLGTSLAELGYPGVRLLPPPARWAVKAPVFSTGKLFGADPLLGPEMRSTGEVMGTGATAAAALRRAFVAAGVPAQLGRRLLFSIADRDKGQAAALAAEAVRGGFALVATPGTAAHLTAAGLPVEVVGAADAPALVRARGVDVVINTPTRGYRPDRAGFALRRAAVELQVPLVTSLDTARALLEAFAPGVEAAVAPAG; this is encoded by the coding sequence ATGGCTAAGGAACGCGTCCTCATCATCGGGTCGGGCCCCATCGTCATCGGGCAGGCGGCCGAGTTCGACTACTCGGGCACGCAGGCGTGCCGCGCGCTGCGCGAGGCGGGCTGCGAGGTGGTCCTGGTCAACAGCAACCCGGCCACGATCATGACCGATCCCGAGGTGGCCGACCGCGTCTACATCGAACCGCTGGTGCCCGAGGTGCTGGCCGAGATCATCGAGCGCGAGCGCCCGGCGGGCGTGCTGGTCACGATGGGCGGGCAGACGGCCCTGAACCTGGGGCTCGCCCTGCACGCGGCGGGCGTGCTGGATCGCTTTGGCGTGCGGGTGCTGGGCACGCCCATCGAGGCCGTGGCCCGGGCCGAGGACCGCGCGCTGTTCAAGGCCACGATGGCTGCCATCGGCGAGCCGCTGCCGCCCTCGCAGACCGCGGGTACCGTCGACGAGGCGCTGACCGTCGCCTCGCAGCTGGGCCTGCCGGTGGTGATCCGGCCCGCCTACACGCTGGGGGGGACCGGCGGCGGGGTGGCGACCACCCCCGAGGAGGTGCGGGCCGTCGCGACGCGGGGCCTGGGGCTGTCGCCCATCGGCCAGGTGCTGGTCGAGAAGAGCGTCGCCGGGTGGAAGGAGATCGAGTACGAGGTCCTGCGCGACGGCGCCGACAACGCCATCACGGTCTGCAACATGGAGAACGTGGACCCGATGGGGGTGCATACGGGCGACTCGATCGTGGTGGCGCCCAGTCAGACCCTCACCGATCGCGCCTACCACCGGCTGCGCAGCGCGGCTCTGCGCATCGTGCGGGCCCTGGACATCCGCGGCGCGTGCAACGTGCAGTTCGCGCTCGACCCCGCCGATCCGACCGGCGCGCGCTACTGCGTCATCGAGGTCAACCCCCGGGTCAGCCGGTCGAGCGCCCTGGCCTCCAAGGCCACCGGCTACCCCATCGCGCGGGTCGCCGCGCAGATCGCACTGGGCGCGCGGCTGGATGCGATCACCAACGCCATCACCGGCGGCACCGCGGCGTTCGAGCCGGCGCTGGACTACCTGGCCGTGAAGATCCCGCGCTGGCCCTTCGACAAGTTCCCGGGCGTGGAGCGCACGCTGGGAACCCAGATGAAGTCCACCGGCGAGGTGCTGGCACTGGGCCGGACCTTCGAGGAGGCCTTGCTGAAAGGGGTGCGCGGCCTGGACATGGGGGCCGTGGGCCTGTGGCACCCCGTGGCCGACCGGTGGAGCGACGACGCGGTCTGGGCGCGGCTGCGCACGCCGCACGAGCACCGGCTCTTCGCCCTGGCCGAGGCGCTGCGCCGGGGCGCCGCGGTAGACGCGCTGGTGGCCGCCACCGGCATCGACCCGTTCTTCGTGGCCGCGGTGGCGCGCATCGTGGCGGCCGAGCGGGCGCTGGCGGCCGGGCCCGCCCACCTCGACCCCGCGCTGCTGCGGCGCGTGGTGCGCCTGGGCTTCGACGACCGCGCCATCGCCCACTTCACGGGGCTGTCCCCCCGGGACGTACGGGCGCGCCGGGAGGCCGCGGGCCTGCGGCCTACCTACAAGAGCGTCGACACGTGCGCCGGCGAGTTCCCCGCGCGCACGCCCTACTACTACGCCACCTGGGAGGAGGAGGACGAGGTCCCCGCCCCGCGCCGGCGCACGGCCGTGGTGCTCGGCTCGGGCCCGATCCGCATCGGCCAGGGCATCGAGTTCGACTACTGCACCGTCCACGCGGTGCTGGCGCTGCGCCAGGCCGGCTGGGATGCCGTGGTCGTGAACAACAACCCCGAGACGGTGTCCACCGACTTCGACCTCTCCGACCGCCTCTACGTCGAGCCGCTCACGCCCGACGACGTCCGCGCGGTGGTCGAGCGCGAGGGCGCCCAGGGCGTGCTGGTGCAGTTCGGCGGGCAGACACCGCTGGTGGCGGCGATGCCGCTGGCGCGCGAGGGCGTGCGCATCCTGGGCACGGCCCCCGAGAGCCTGGACGTCTCCGAAGACCGGCGCAAGTTCGCCGCCCTGCTGCGCGAGCTGGGTATCCCCCAGCCGCCCGGATGGACCGCCACCACGGTCGACGAGGCCGTGGCCATCGCGCGCCGCGAGGGCCCGCCGCTGCTGGTCCGGCCCTCGTACGTGCTGGGCGGACGGGGCATGGTCATCGCCCGCACGCTGGACGAGGTGGAGGAGGCGGCGCGCGACGCGCTCGCCGGCGCGGCGGCCGCTGGCGTGCCCGCCCCGGTGCTGCTCGACCGCTACCTGGCCGGCCTCGAGGTGGAGCTGGACGCGGTCGCCGACGGCACCAACCTGCTGGTGCCGGCGCTCATGGAACAGATCGAGCGTGCGGGCGTACACTCGGGCGACAGCATGGCGCTGCTGCCGGCGCGGTCGGTCTCGGGCGAGGTCAGCGCCAGGCTGCTGGACTACGCGGCGCGCATCGCGTGGGCGCTGCGGGTGCGCGGCTTCCTCAACATCCAGTTCGTGGTCTGGCAGGGACAGCCGTACGTGCTCGAGGTCAACCTGCGTGCCAGCCGCACGGTGCCCTTCGTCAGCAAGGCCACCGGCGTGCCGCTGGTCCGGCTGGCCACCGAGGTGATGCTGGGGACGTCCCTGGCCGAGCTCGGCTACCCCGGCGTGCGGCTGCTCCCGCCGCCCGCGCGCTGGGCCGTCAAGGCGCCGGTGTTCTCCACCGGCAAGCTGTTCGGCGCCGACCCGTTGCTGGGGCCGGAGATGCGGTCCACCGGCGAGGTGATGGGTACCGGCGCCACCGCGGCGGCCGCGCTGCGACGCGCCTTCGTGGCCGCGGGCGTGCCGGCGCAGCTGGGGCGGCGCCTGCTGTTCTCGATCGCCGACCGCGACAAGGGGCAGGCCGCGGCCCTCGCCGCCGAGGCGGTGCGCGGCGGGTTCGCCCTGGTGGCCACGCCCGGCACGGCGGCACACCTGACCGCGGCGGGGCTGCCGGTGGAGGTGGTCGGGGCGGCGGACGCCCCCGCGCTCGTGCGCGCCCGGGGCGTCGACGTGGTGATCAACACGCCGACGCGCGGCTACCGGCCCGACCGCGCCGGCTTCGCCCTGCGCCGGGCGGCGGTGGAGCTGCAGGTGCCGCTGGTCACCTCGCTGGACACCGCCCGCGCGCTGCTCGAAGCGTTCGCGCCGGGGGTCGAGGCGGCGGTGGCGCCGGCAGGGTAG